In one Motacilla alba alba isolate MOTALB_02 chromosome 7, Motacilla_alba_V1.0_pri, whole genome shotgun sequence genomic region, the following are encoded:
- the RAB3GAP1 gene encoding rab3 GTPase-activating protein catalytic subunit isoform X2, producing MAADSDPESEVFEITDFTTASEWERFISKIEEVLNDWKLIGISSGKPLEKGIFTTGTWEEKSDEISFADFKFSVTHHYLVQEPSEKDGKEELGEDALPLPMQDLLCMKNDFPPRAHCLVRWYGLREFVVIAPAANNDAVVSESKCNLLLSSISIALGNTGCQVPVFVQIHHKWRRLYVGECQGPGVRTDFEMVHLRKVPSQYTHLSGLLDIFKTKIGCPLTPLPPVSMAIRLTFVLQDWQQYFWPQQPPDIDALVGGEVGGLEFGKLPFGACEDPISELHLATTWPHLAEGIIVDNDVYSDLDPLQAPQWSVRVRKADNPQCLLGDFLTEFFKLCRRKESTDEILGRSAFDEEGKEVADITHALSKLTEPAPVPIPKLSVTNMVHSAKKKIRKHRGVDESPLNNDVLNTILLFLFPDAADKLADVFENRASTSAGNNPPPENEDYNLFSHFKSAPSDSLTYKLALCLCMINFYHGGVKGVAHLWQEFVLEMRYRWENNYLIPGLANGSPDLRCCLLHQKLQMLNCCIERKKARDEGKRGSMSDRSPGGASGDGAKGGDHSGDNPDKEKEFGKSWESWSDSEEEFFECLSDTEDLKGNGQENGKKGAKESVNLKPEGRLHPHGKLMLLHPGEPLYVPITQEPAPMTEDLLEEQSEVLAKLGTSAEGAHLRARMQSACLLSDMESFKAANPGCCLEDFVRWYSPRDYIEEEVIDEKGNKVIRGELSARMKIPSNMWVEAWETAKPVPARRQKRLFDDTREAEKVLHYLAVQKPADLARHLLPCIIHAAVLKVKEEEAVEDISSVKKIIKQIISHSSKVLRFPSPEDKKLEEIIAQIMSVEAIIARARSLKAKFGVEKCENEEEKEDLQRFVNSLLEQPEVPVVGAGRGPAGSIIHKLFVNAQRVPAVPPLEEELRRSGSQEERRQGVQSEFPPPAGREVILRTSVPRPAPYSKALPQRMYSVLTREDFRLAGAFSADTTFF from the exons ATGGCGGCGGACAGCGAC CCCGAGTCGGAGGTGTTCGAGATCACGGACTTCACCACCGCCTCCGAGTGGGAGAG atttatttcaaaaatagaaGAAGTATTGAATGACTGGAAACTTATTGGGATTTCTTCAGGCAAACCTCTAGAGAAG GGTATATTTACCACAGGAACATGGGAAGAGAAATCAGATGAAATTTCATTTGCAGACTTCAAATTCTCAGTTACCCATCATTATCTTGTGCAAGAACCCAGTgaaaaagatgggaaagaaGAGCTGGGAGAAG ATGCCCTTCCTCTGCCAATGCAGGACTTGCTGTGCATGAAAAATGACTTTCCTCCTCGAGCCCACTGTCTGGTGAGATG GTACGGCTTACGTGAGTTTGTGGTAATTGCTCCGGCTGCGAATAACGATGCTGTTGTTAGTGAATCCAAGTGCAACCTCTTGCTGAGTTCCATTTCCATTGCACTGGGCAACACTGGCTG TCAGGTGCCAGTGTTTGTGCAGATCCATCACAAGTGGCGCCGGCTGTACGTGGGGGAGTGCCAGGGCCCGGGCGTGCGCACGGACTTTGAGATGGTTCACCTGCGCAAGGTGCCCAGCCAGTACACCCATCTCTCAGGGCTGCTGGACATCTTCAAAACCAAGATC GGCTGCCCTTTAACACCTCTGCCTCCAGTTAGCATGGCTATTCGCCTTACCTTTGTGCTCCAGGACTGGCAGCAGTACTTctggccacagcagccaccag ATATAGATGCTCTAGTTGGGGGAGAAGTTGGAGGCCTGGAATTTGGGAAGTTACCATTTGGTGCCTGTGAAGATCCTATTAG tgagCTGCATTTAGCTACAACGTGGCCTCACCTCGCAGAAGGGATAATTGTTGACAATGATGTTTATTC tgaCCTGGATCCACTTCAAGCACCCCAGTGGTCTGTGAGAGTTAGAAAAGCAGATAACCCTCAGTGTCTTTTGG GGGACTTCCTTACTGAATTCTTCAAGCTTTGCCGTCGCAAGGAGTCAACGGATGAGATACTTGGAAGGTCTGCATTTgatgaggaaggaaaag AGGTTGCTGATATCACCCATGCGCTGTCGAAGCTCACAGAGCCAGCACCAGTCCCAATCCCCAAATTATCAGTCACAAATATGGTTCACAGTGCCAAGAAGAAGATCCGCAAGCACAGAGGTGTGGATGAGTCTCCTCTGAACAATGATGTGCTCAACACCATTCTCCTG ttctTATTTCCTGATGCTGCTGACAAACTTGCAGATGTATTTGAAAACAGAGCCAGCACTTCAGCAGGAAACAATCCTCCTCCAGAGAATGAAGATTAT AATCTCTTCAGTCACTTTAAGTCTGCTCCATCTGACAGTCTGACATACAAATTAGCTTTATGTCTTTGTATGATAAACTTCTACCATGGAGGAGTCAAAGGAGTGGCACATCTTTGGCAAGAGTTTGTGCTGGAAATGCGTTACAGATGGGAGAACAACTACCTTATTCCAGG ATTAGCTAATGGCTCTCCAGATCTGAGATGTTGTTTACTGCACCAGAAACTTCAG ATGCTAAATTGTTGCattgaaaggaagaaagcaagagatgaggggaaaagggggagcaTGTCTGATCGTTCACCTGGTGGTGCTTCTGGTGATGGTGCCAAAGGAGGAGACCACTCTGGAGATAACCCtgacaaggaaaaagaatttggCAAGTCTTGGGAATCGTGGAGTGACAGTGAAGAGGAGTTTTTTGAATGCCTCAGTGACACAGAAGATCTTAAAGGAAATGGACAGGAAAATGGCAAGAAAGGAGCAAAAGAGTCTGTAAACTTAAAACCTGAAGGTCGTTTGCACCCACATGGAAAACTGATGCTGCTGCATCCAGGAGAGCCTCTCTACGTTCCCATAACACAG GAGCCAGCCCCCATGACTGAAGacctgctggaggagcagtCGGAGGTGCTGGCGAAGCTGGGGACGTCCGCGGAGGGCGCTCACCTGCGGGCGCGCATGCAGAGCGCCTGCCTGCTCTCCGACATGGAGTCCTTCAAG gcagctaATCCTGGCTGTTGTCTGGAGGATTTTGTGAGGTGGTACTCACCTCGGGACTACATCGAGGAGGAAGTGATTGATGAGAAGGGGAACAAAGTCATTAGGGGCGAGCTGAGTGCCCGGATGAAGATTCCCAGCAACATGTGGGTGGAGGCCTGGGAGACAGCAAAGCCAGTCCCAGCACGGAGGCAGAAGAGGCTTTTTGATGACACCAGGGAGGCTGAGAAG GTACTTCATTACCTTGCAGTTCAGAAACCAGCTGACCTTGCAAGGCATCTCCTGCCTTGCATCATCCATGCAGCTGTACTCAAGGTAAAGGAGGAAG AAGCAGTAGAAGATATATCTTCAGTTAAGAAGATTATTAAGCAGATAATATCCCATTCCAGCAAAGTGTTACGGTTTCCCAGTCCAGAGGACAAGAAGTTGGAA GAAATCATCGCTCAGATTATGAGTGTGGAAGCCATCATTGCCAGGGCAAGGTCTCTCAAAGCAAAATTTGGGGTagagaaatgtgaaaatgaagaggagaaagaagatcTGCAAAG ATTTGTAAACAGTCTCCTGGAGCAGCCGGAAGTGCCAGTTGTTGGTGCAGGAAGAGGACCTGCTGGCAGCATCATTCACAAGCTGTTTGTGAACGCTCAGAGG GTCCCCGCCGTGCCGCcgctggaggaggagctgcgGCGCTCGGGCTCGCAGGAGGAGCGCAGGCAGGGCGTGCAGTCGGAGTTCCCCCCGCCCGCGGGCCGGGAGGTGATCCTGCGCACCTCGGTGCCCCGGCCGGCCCCCTACTCCAAGGCGCTGCCGCAGCGCATGTACAGCGTGCTGACCCGCGAGGATTTCCGCCTGGCGGGGGCCTTCTCGGCGGACACCACCTTCTTCTGA
- the MAP3K19 gene encoding mitogen-activated protein kinase kinase kinase 19: protein MNTFKDSMSDNKQNKRRSKKGCGSVLAFQNADNIMEEMHQSEKALGKTSQIAPTSRAWPDQQVACFPSRNQTALPKRHHASLPFSSKKEDMRCGFDFSFLLQTSCPESNVSTAFVDFDTFQIIKAQIQQGLSVKMLKTRNKKSEFHLPPVTCQSVRTIHLAPLKDDIVIESRNIKHILNIMNTIPQPIKPVIKFYQYQLDNFLNRHSEKSSELIMATISDKFTPVKHLYYFSINNCDKYLNNKKEEIQSHFKRREADVAIHTEKKSQVKFQCSVLCENISLLTQARFWDQSHPHLSSSSALVNRGMFTAQTAFTVSSNSNASRAGSKQNRAENCCSTDLEEENAAEMMLDFKPQGDAESANLVLYNQDLDSSCKNEVIKAYQALEDNSVVAVIPRVEVQDRSGKQSENQVCLSESEIEKEAMSEGTSEDQYELVAVAHVMLSEQEPAREPHTAEQPTTKKGGLCTLPHVPQSLSVLAHKENGNNKIKMNRNKYSSKSKINNKIKVSEDLIASDEVIRKSNAKSQIFPSLELTQVKSETSMKRQKKNTQGHKGHVAQSAQKIKKQSCSCSCKNSAVLKKHVTPLCLPCAPSASDFVDLKYTDMFKIINSDDQGPGIYEMFGTPVYSRMKDLDQHKGRFYEGVYSLPPERCTCRSTCSKGGESSKVRNTQKKTHSKPKKTIPGAKQKQKGLITKDRRTKLRDSNTDQDNATTSDLDFQTHTLSSTTLFHGDMDHQLTFLEELSQSTKQNEMFTNSNLSTIKEVSLEQSLDSQDKSSHQRAAACSQDLLQFSDQGCRECVAPSGSLVTAEQNHCVPQCRGDMDGGKGWESHQDSKSVSKSELTFSDRLGCQSPTKILDHSCANTPQNSGLANELTQASVIWTKNTKSPSSQTSQNISSWSDTKDVTDELLCCLAKELLMLEEKDTNSSRTKNTCSKIQNTQSEEEENMMNGAGAVINSALEKQNYFLASNEEKGLLNFDESTKLPRSSLTTKDPIMWTRGEVLGKGAYGTVYCGLTSQGQLIAVKQVVLDTSDQLTTEKEYQKFHEEVDLLKTLKHVNIVTYLGTCLEANILSIFMEFVPGGSISSILHRFGPLPEVVLCKYTKQILQGVAYLHDNCVVHRDIKGNNVMLMPTGVIKLIDFGCARRLAWASLSGTRGELLRSVHGTPYWMAPEVINDSGYGRKSDIWSVGCTVFEMATGKPPLASMDRVAAMFYIGAHRGLMPALPDRFSSAAVEFVHACLTRDQHERPSALQLLDHPFVKGGL, encoded by the exons ATGAATACATTTAAGGACAGTATGTCTGACAACAAACAAAATAAGAGGAGAAGCAAAAAAG GTTGTGGAAGTGTTCTTGCTTTTCAGAATGCAGACAACATAATGGAAGAAATGCATCAGTCAGAAAAAGCTCTGGGGAAAACCAG CCAAATTGCACCAACATCCAGAGCGTGGCCAGACCAACAAGTGGCATGTTTTCCAAGTAGAAATCAGACAGCATTACCCAAGAGACATCACGCTTCTTTACCTTTCTCCTCAAAGAAAGAGGACATGAGATGTGGCTTTGACTTCAGCTTTCTGCTACAGACCTCATGCCCAGAATCTAACGTTTCAACAGCATTTGTGGATTTTGATACTTTCCAGATAATAAAAGCACAAATACAACAAG ggTTATCTGTAAAAATGCTAAAAACCAGGAACAAGAAATCTGAG TTTCATTTGCCACCAGTGACATGTCAGTCTGTAAGAACAATTCATCTTGCTCCTCTAAAGGATGATATTGTCATTGAAAGCAGaaacataaaacatattttaaatattatgaaCACTATTCCTCAGCCTATAAAACCAGTTATTAAATTTTATCAGTATCAGTTAGACAACTTCTTAAATAGGCACAGTGAAAAGTCATCAGAATTGATCATGGCCACAATTTCTGATAAGTTCACTCCCGTGAAGCACCTGTACTACTTCAGCATTAATAACTGTGATAAGTACCTCAATaacaagaaggaagaaatcCAAAGCCATTTCAAACGGAGGGAAGCTGATGTAGCAATCCACACTGAGAAGAAGAGCCAGGTGAAATTCCAGTGTTCAGTGCTTTGTGAGAACATCAGTCTTCTGACCCAAGCCAGGTTCTGGGATCAGAGTCATCCCCACTTGagctccagcagtgctctggtgAACCGTGGCATGTTTACAGCCCAGACAGCATTTACAGTGTCCAGCAACAGCAATGCCTCAAGAGCTGGCAGtaagcaaaacagagcagagaattGCTGTAGCACTGatctggaagaagaaaatgctgcagaaatgaTGCTGGATTTTAAACCACAGGGAGATGCTGAGAGTGCCAACCTTGTGCTTTACAATCAGGATTTAGATTCTTCCTGTAAAAATGAAGTGATAAAGGCCTACCAAGCCTTGGAAGATAATTCTGTAGTTGCAGTAATTCCCAGAGTAGAAGTTCAAGATCGCTCTGGAAAACAGTCAGAAAATCAAGTATGTCTCTCTGAatctgaaatagaaaaagaagcTATGTCAGAAGGAACTTCAGAGGACCAATACGAGCTTGTAGCTGTTGCTCATGTTATGCTCTCTGAACAAGAGCCAGCCAGGGAACCACACACTGCTGAACAACCTACCACAAAAAAGGGTGGTCTCTGTACCCTGCCTCATGTTCCTCAGAGCCTCAGTGTTCTTGCTCACAAAGAAAATggcaataataaaataaagatgaatagaaataaatattcatcaaaatctaaaattaatAATAAGATAAAAGTATCTGAAGACTTAATTGCTTCTGATGAGGTTATCAGAAAATCAAATGCCAAGAGTCAGATTTTTCCATCTTTGGAACTGACACAAGTGAAATCTGAGACTTCCATGAAGcgtcagaaaaaaaacactcaaGGACACAAAGGCCACGTTGCTCAGAGTGCTCAGAAAATCAAAAAGCAAAGttgttcctgcagctgcaaaaatTCAGCTGTCTTAAAGAAACATGTTACTCCACTTTGTCTGCCATGTGCACCCTCTGCTTCAGATTTTGTAGACCTGAAATACACTGACAtgttcaaaataataaattcagatGACCAAGGCCCAGGTATTTATGAAATGTTTGGAACTCCTGTCTATTCCCGCATGAAAGACCTCGATCAGCACAAGGGCAGGTTTTATGAAGGTGTTTATTCTCTTCCACCAGAAAGATGCACCTGCAGATCTACCTGCAGtaaaggaggagaaagcagcaaagtCAGAAACactcaaaagaaaacacattccaAGCCAAAGAAGACCATACCTGGTgctaaacaaaagcagaaaggttTGATCACAAAGGATAGAAGGACCAAGTTGAGAGACAGCAACACAGACCAAGATAATGCAACAACTTCTGACTTGGATTTTCAAACACACACCTTGAGTAGCACAACGTTGTTCCATGGAGACATGGATCATCAGCTCACATTTTTGGAAGAGCTTTCACAGTCAACtaagcaaaatgaaatgtttacAAATTCAAACCTCTCAACTATTAAAGAAGTTTCTTTGGAGCAGTCATTAGACAGCCAGGATAAATCCAGCcatcagagagctgctgcctgcagccaggatCTCCTTCAGTTCAGTGATCAAGGCTGCAGAGAATGTGTTGCTCCAAGTGGCAGTCTGGtaacagcagagcagaaccACTGTGTGCCCCAGTGCAGGGGGGATATGGATGGTGGCAAAGGCTGGGAATCACACCAGGACTCCAAGTCTGTCAGTAAAAGTGAGCTGACCTTTTCAGATAGACTGGGATGTCAGTCCCCTACAAAAATATTAGATCACAGTTGTGCAAACACACCTCAAAACAGTGGTTTGGCAAATGAATTGACTCAGGCTTCAGTGATTTGgacaaaaaataccaaaagcCCCAGTTCCCAGACAAgtcaaaacatttcttcttgGTCAGATACTAAGGATGTGACTGATGAGTTGCTTTGTTGTCTGGCCAAAGAATTGCTAATGCTTGAAGAAAAAGACACCAACTCttcaagaacaaaaaatacGTGTTCTAAAATACAGAACACACAGAGTGAAGAGGAGGAGAACATGATGAATGGAGCTGGAGCAGTAATAAATAGTGCTCTAGAGAAG CAGAATTACTTTTTGGcttcaaatgaagaaaagggCCTTCTAAATTTTGATGAATCTACTAAATTACCAAGAAGCAGTTTAACAACCAAAGATCCTATCATGTGGACAAGAGGAGAAGTCCTTGGAAAGGGAGCCTATGGCACG GTGTACTGTGGTCTGACAAGCCAGGGACAGTTAATAGCTGTAAAACAGGTGGTTTTGGATACATCAGATCAACTCACTACAGAAAAGGAGTATCAGAAGTTCCATGAGGAAGTTGATCTTTTGAAGACATTGAAGCATGTAAATATTGTAACTTATTTAGGAACTTGCCTGGAAGCCAACATTTTAAGCATATTCATGGAGTTTGTTCCCGGTGGCTCCATTTCCAGTATTCTGCATCGCTTCGGCCCGTTGCCAGAAGTTGTCCTGTGTAAATACACCAAGCAAATTCTACAAGGGGTTGCATATTTACACGACAACTGCGTGGTCCACAGAGACATCAAAGGCAACAACGTGATGCTCATGCCCACCGGGGTAATCAAGCTGATCGACTTTGGCTGCGCCAGGCGCCTGGCCTGGGCCAGCCTCAGCGGCACCCGCGGCGAGCTGCTGCGCTCTGTGCACGGCACTCCCTACTGGATGGCTCCAGAGGTGATCAATGACTCTGGCTACGGCAGGAAATCTGACATCTGGAGCGTGGGCTGCACCGTGTTCGAGATGGCAACAGGCAAACCCCCTCTGGCTTCCATGGACAGGGTGGCAGCCATGTTCTACATCGGCGCCCACCGGGGGCTGATGCCGGCCCTGCCCGATCGCTTCTCCAGCGCCGCCGTGGAGTTTGTGCACGCCTGCTTAACCAG AGATCAACACGAACGgccttctgctctgcagctgctggaccATCCCTTTGTGAAAGGAGGACTGTGA
- the RAB3GAP1 gene encoding rab3 GTPase-activating protein catalytic subunit isoform X1, with amino-acid sequence MAADSDPESEVFEITDFTTASEWERFISKIEEVLNDWKLIGISSGKPLEKGIFTTGTWEEKSDEISFADFKFSVTHHYLVQEPSEKDGKEELGEDALPLPMQDLLCMKNDFPPRAHCLVRWYGLREFVVIAPAANNDAVVSESKCNLLLSSISIALGNTGCQVPVFVQIHHKWRRLYVGECQGPGVRTDFEMVHLRKVPSQYTHLSGLLDIFKTKIGCPLTPLPPVSMAIRLTFVLQDWQQYFWPQQPPDIDALVGGEVGGLEFGKLPFGACEDPISELHLATTWPHLAEGIIVDNDVYSDLDPLQAPQWSVRVRKADNPQCLLGDFLTEFFKLCRRKESTDEILGRSAFDEEGKEVADITHALSKLTEPAPVPIPKLSVTNMVHSAKKKIRKHRGVDESPLNNDVLNTILLFLFPDAADKLADVFENRASTSAGNNPPPENEDYNLFSHFKSAPSDSLTYKLALCLCMINFYHGGVKGVAHLWQEFVLEMRYRWENNYLIPGLANGSPDLRCCLLHQKLQMLNCCIERKKARDEGKRGSMSDRSPGGASGDGAKGGDHSGDNPDKEKEFGKSWESWSDSEEEFFECLSDTEDLKGNGQENGKKGAKESVNLKPEGRLHPHGKLMLLHPGEPLYVPITQEPAPMTEDLLEEQSEVLAKLGTSAEGAHLRARMQSACLLSDMESFKAANPGCCLEDFVRWYSPRDYIEEEVIDEKGNKVIRGELSARMKIPSNMWVEAWETAKPVPARRQKRLFDDTREAEKVLHYLAVQKPADLARHLLPCIIHAAVLKVKEEEAVEDISSVKKIIKQIISHSSKVLRFPSPEDKKLEEIIAQIMSVEAIIARARSLKAKFGVEKCENEEEKEDLQRFVNSLLEQPEVPVVGAGRGPAGSIIHKLFVNAQRLTESSDEVPAVPPLEEELRRSGSQEERRQGVQSEFPPPAGREVILRTSVPRPAPYSKALPQRMYSVLTREDFRLAGAFSADTTFF; translated from the exons ATGGCGGCGGACAGCGAC CCCGAGTCGGAGGTGTTCGAGATCACGGACTTCACCACCGCCTCCGAGTGGGAGAG atttatttcaaaaatagaaGAAGTATTGAATGACTGGAAACTTATTGGGATTTCTTCAGGCAAACCTCTAGAGAAG GGTATATTTACCACAGGAACATGGGAAGAGAAATCAGATGAAATTTCATTTGCAGACTTCAAATTCTCAGTTACCCATCATTATCTTGTGCAAGAACCCAGTgaaaaagatgggaaagaaGAGCTGGGAGAAG ATGCCCTTCCTCTGCCAATGCAGGACTTGCTGTGCATGAAAAATGACTTTCCTCCTCGAGCCCACTGTCTGGTGAGATG GTACGGCTTACGTGAGTTTGTGGTAATTGCTCCGGCTGCGAATAACGATGCTGTTGTTAGTGAATCCAAGTGCAACCTCTTGCTGAGTTCCATTTCCATTGCACTGGGCAACACTGGCTG TCAGGTGCCAGTGTTTGTGCAGATCCATCACAAGTGGCGCCGGCTGTACGTGGGGGAGTGCCAGGGCCCGGGCGTGCGCACGGACTTTGAGATGGTTCACCTGCGCAAGGTGCCCAGCCAGTACACCCATCTCTCAGGGCTGCTGGACATCTTCAAAACCAAGATC GGCTGCCCTTTAACACCTCTGCCTCCAGTTAGCATGGCTATTCGCCTTACCTTTGTGCTCCAGGACTGGCAGCAGTACTTctggccacagcagccaccag ATATAGATGCTCTAGTTGGGGGAGAAGTTGGAGGCCTGGAATTTGGGAAGTTACCATTTGGTGCCTGTGAAGATCCTATTAG tgagCTGCATTTAGCTACAACGTGGCCTCACCTCGCAGAAGGGATAATTGTTGACAATGATGTTTATTC tgaCCTGGATCCACTTCAAGCACCCCAGTGGTCTGTGAGAGTTAGAAAAGCAGATAACCCTCAGTGTCTTTTGG GGGACTTCCTTACTGAATTCTTCAAGCTTTGCCGTCGCAAGGAGTCAACGGATGAGATACTTGGAAGGTCTGCATTTgatgaggaaggaaaag AGGTTGCTGATATCACCCATGCGCTGTCGAAGCTCACAGAGCCAGCACCAGTCCCAATCCCCAAATTATCAGTCACAAATATGGTTCACAGTGCCAAGAAGAAGATCCGCAAGCACAGAGGTGTGGATGAGTCTCCTCTGAACAATGATGTGCTCAACACCATTCTCCTG ttctTATTTCCTGATGCTGCTGACAAACTTGCAGATGTATTTGAAAACAGAGCCAGCACTTCAGCAGGAAACAATCCTCCTCCAGAGAATGAAGATTAT AATCTCTTCAGTCACTTTAAGTCTGCTCCATCTGACAGTCTGACATACAAATTAGCTTTATGTCTTTGTATGATAAACTTCTACCATGGAGGAGTCAAAGGAGTGGCACATCTTTGGCAAGAGTTTGTGCTGGAAATGCGTTACAGATGGGAGAACAACTACCTTATTCCAGG ATTAGCTAATGGCTCTCCAGATCTGAGATGTTGTTTACTGCACCAGAAACTTCAG ATGCTAAATTGTTGCattgaaaggaagaaagcaagagatgaggggaaaagggggagcaTGTCTGATCGTTCACCTGGTGGTGCTTCTGGTGATGGTGCCAAAGGAGGAGACCACTCTGGAGATAACCCtgacaaggaaaaagaatttggCAAGTCTTGGGAATCGTGGAGTGACAGTGAAGAGGAGTTTTTTGAATGCCTCAGTGACACAGAAGATCTTAAAGGAAATGGACAGGAAAATGGCAAGAAAGGAGCAAAAGAGTCTGTAAACTTAAAACCTGAAGGTCGTTTGCACCCACATGGAAAACTGATGCTGCTGCATCCAGGAGAGCCTCTCTACGTTCCCATAACACAG GAGCCAGCCCCCATGACTGAAGacctgctggaggagcagtCGGAGGTGCTGGCGAAGCTGGGGACGTCCGCGGAGGGCGCTCACCTGCGGGCGCGCATGCAGAGCGCCTGCCTGCTCTCCGACATGGAGTCCTTCAAG gcagctaATCCTGGCTGTTGTCTGGAGGATTTTGTGAGGTGGTACTCACCTCGGGACTACATCGAGGAGGAAGTGATTGATGAGAAGGGGAACAAAGTCATTAGGGGCGAGCTGAGTGCCCGGATGAAGATTCCCAGCAACATGTGGGTGGAGGCCTGGGAGACAGCAAAGCCAGTCCCAGCACGGAGGCAGAAGAGGCTTTTTGATGACACCAGGGAGGCTGAGAAG GTACTTCATTACCTTGCAGTTCAGAAACCAGCTGACCTTGCAAGGCATCTCCTGCCTTGCATCATCCATGCAGCTGTACTCAAGGTAAAGGAGGAAG AAGCAGTAGAAGATATATCTTCAGTTAAGAAGATTATTAAGCAGATAATATCCCATTCCAGCAAAGTGTTACGGTTTCCCAGTCCAGAGGACAAGAAGTTGGAA GAAATCATCGCTCAGATTATGAGTGTGGAAGCCATCATTGCCAGGGCAAGGTCTCTCAAAGCAAAATTTGGGGTagagaaatgtgaaaatgaagaggagaaagaagatcTGCAAAG ATTTGTAAACAGTCTCCTGGAGCAGCCGGAAGTGCCAGTTGTTGGTGCAGGAAGAGGACCTGCTGGCAGCATCATTCACAAGCTGTTTGTGAACGCTCAGAGG CTGACTGAATCTTCTGATGAG GTCCCCGCCGTGCCGCcgctggaggaggagctgcgGCGCTCGGGCTCGCAGGAGGAGCGCAGGCAGGGCGTGCAGTCGGAGTTCCCCCCGCCCGCGGGCCGGGAGGTGATCCTGCGCACCTCGGTGCCCCGGCCGGCCCCCTACTCCAAGGCGCTGCCGCAGCGCATGTACAGCGTGCTGACCCGCGAGGATTTCCGCCTGGCGGGGGCCTTCTCGGCGGACACCACCTTCTTCTGA